The genomic interval CGACGTGCTGGATCGCGCTTCGCTCGAAAAGGCCCGGGAAACGCTGCTGCGCCGCTGGGATCGGCTCGACATCCTGGTCAACGGCGCCGGCGGCAACGTCCGGGAAGCCACGCTCGAACCCGGCCACGCCGTCTTCGAGCTGACCGAGGAGGCCTTCCGCAAGGTCATCGACCTGAACCTGATGGGCACCATCCTTCCCACCCTGATCTTCGGGGAGGTGATGGCCCGGCAGCGACGCGGCGTGATCGTCAACGTCTCGTCCATGGCCGCCACCCGCATCCTCACCCGCGTGGTGGGCTACAGTGCAGCCAAAGCCGCCGTGGAGAATTTCACGCGCTGGATGGCCGTGGAACTGGCCCGTACCTACGGCGAAGGGCTCCGTGTCAACGCGATCGCGCCGGGCTTCTTTCTGGGCGAGCAGAACCGGCATCTGCTGCTACGCGAGGATGGATCGCTGACCGAGCGTGGCCAGGCGATCATCGCGCATACCCCTATGGGACGCTTCGGC from Rhodothermus marinus carries:
- a CDS encoding SDR family oxidoreductase, with amino-acid sequence MSMHADLVQQFDLSGRVALVTGGSGALGRAMARGLAMAGARVALLARRPERLQEAVAEIKQLGGEALALPGDVLDRASLEKARETLLRRWDRLDILVNGAGGNVREATLEPGHAVFELTEEAFRKVIDLNLMGTILPTLIFGEVMARQRRGVIVNVSSMAATRILTRVVGYSAAKAAVENFTRWMAVELARTYGEGLRVNAIAPGFFLGEQNRHLLLREDGSLTERGQAIIAHTPMGRFGEADDLIGTLVWLCSDASRFVTGVVVPVDGGFSIFTGI